Below is a genomic region from Zea mays cultivar B73 chromosome 9, Zm-B73-REFERENCE-NAM-5.0, whole genome shotgun sequence.
ATTTAATACTCTTGGATCCACTTCTAACCCAACAGGAAAGTTCGATTACGACCGCTTGGTGCACATAAGGGTCAAGGGATTATGTGGCGCAAGTGTAATCATCGAGAACCGTCCAGTGGGAGGAAAGAACCTATCTATAATTCTATATCCGGGAAGATGATGCAGCAGTTATCGTCTCGGATGCTTGGTTAAACCCTGGGCACAATATGGTTTGAACAGTGAAATGCCGCGTATTGGCAGGGATCATTCTACCTTCATGGCTCCATTGCCGTGGTGGTTTCATCAttctactttcatgtaaaaacattAATAGCATAATGAGAGGAAAACCTTCAGAATAAAGCATTGAAATCGTAGGTTCAAGTTAAGACATACAGCCCATCATTTCCTCCACTGATGCTGTTTGGATTCATTCATGGACCTAAATGCATCACCGTGGTGTCCCACTGTCCCTTAACATGAGACTCACCTCCACCTTGCCCCTCCCAGTCGGATCACCTCTTCCGTTCCAGAATCCCTGTGCGCCCTATCGTCGCCAGCATCATTCTTCACGTTTGTCGCATCGCCGTAcagatccttcagcttcgccagGTTCGACAATTCTGGAGCCCTACCAAACGGGCTGGAGCGATGTTTGTCGCCATCACTTCTGCCACGGACTggactcctgctcctgctcctgcggaCGCTTGCATGTCTACTCCGGTCAGAATCCCTGTCCCTCCTTTCACGGCCTCGTGTTTCGCCATCCCTGTTCGAATAATCAGACCGACGATGATCGCGGTCTCTGTGCTCACGAGCATGCCGATCAGGCTCCCTATCCTTGTAGTACCTGCCACTGCCACGTTCACGATCCGAGCGCTCCCTCTCCAAATCATGATCACGCTCAGAGCTCCGACTCCGGTGCTTCATCGGTGGCGATTTCGCACGGTCACCTTCCTTGTCCTGTTTGGAAGGTAACGTTCTTCGGACCGGGGAAGAATCCCTTGTGGATGCACGGTGTGGAGCGCGCTGACCAAAGGAGACAGACAAAGAAGCCTTTACGGAAGGAGGCCTTCTGGCGGTATCATTTGATTCAAGCCTGTTGGAATCCCCAGTCATTCCTGACTGCTTTGTTGGAAGCTTTAGCTTCTCAAGGTGGCTAGTGACCTGTCGGAGGATTGGGAGAGgcactcgtggaaggagactgtcGAAATAGTACTGCAAAAAGAATAACAAATATCATTGACACTTTGTTTTTACATGTGAAAATAATAATCCTCAATGTCGAAATAGTACTGGAAAAAGAATAACAAATAAGAAACAGCGAGGAATTGCATCAGAGTTATCAACAAAAATACAGACTGGTAGGTCAATCTGATGGTGATTTAATAGACAATGATTTGTCATGGCAGTTACGCTGGCAATTGCACGCACCTCTAAAATTATTACAAAAGAGTAAATGACCATACTGTTCAGTGATCAAGATTGCAGGAAAAAACGTGACAATTCAGTCAAATGTTTTGCAATTGCCTTCAGCAAACTGAATTGACCACCGTTAATGTATAGTGTATCGGCGGATCCGAAAAAAGGGTGCAAGGACAAATCTGCTTTAGAGCAGCCTTGGTTTATCCCTTCCCCAGATCCCTGGTCTTCCCCCTTTTTTTAGAGCAGCAACAGGAACAACCGACCAAACCAGAAAATCTTACTTTATGTCACTGCTTTCCTAACTAGTGTGGCAATTAAATGTATGAACTATTGGGCCTCGGTTAAATTAGATAGGAATTTAGATAACTTTGCAATACAATACATCAGAGCATCTGActgggaataaatgtggagtcaaGCACCAAACAAGAAGAAAAAAACTGGTTTTACAGTTAACCATCAAATCAGTATCCATATTAGCcatctttttttctttttagtACCATTTCCTCCAAAAAAAACAACTATATGGTATTTAATGCGTTGGAACCCTTTCGCTTCTGTCTAGAAAAAATGGAGTTATTTCCTTCATAACATATCACATACACCTTCAGTGAAGAATCATGTCTGGAGGAAAAGAAAATACTAGAAACTCTCGCCGCAAGAAACCAATATGGGCAAAAGCCCCATGTACATACATGTTTGTGTGATATAATCCTCAAGATGTAAAAAAAGATTAAAATTATCTTGCAACCTACCAAGACCAAACCATTCCAAATGTTATGAATACTTCAACCACTTGAAACATAGGTTAAACTAGCAAAAAACAGTGAAAACAGAAATTCTGAGCAACACATCATGACAAACCTTATACAGTGATGTTACTGGCGGAAGAGATGATGTCTCCTCTTAAAAGCAACTCCACAATTGAAACATCCCCTCAGTATGCCAAATCAACAGGTGAGTGATTCAAGGAAGACTAATTGCATTTAAGTTCAGAAAATAATATGGTTAACGGTCTCTGCCCTCGGATGTAGTTGGATAACTAAGGAGACACTGTGATAGCAGCTCAGGATACTGTTTTTTTATATGGAATAATTgtgaaataacttcaagagataTACCTGACCAAGGAGGAGATCACGCACATAAACGCCCATTGTAGTCACTTTACGATTTGATCCAGGTGCAAACTCCTAAAATAGTAGGGCATTAGATTTAAGACATGGACACGGGAAAGAAGTGTGAAACGGTTTTTTATTATGTCGTAAAGAATCATAAATATTTTACAGCTATAAACATGGGCAAATCAGTGCTAGTATAGGCATGAAAAAAATACTATCAAATATAGATCCACAAGGCTAAGCAGTAAGTTCATACGTATGCACATCATTGTGTTCCAAAGAAGTAAAAGCTAGGACATTTATGGGGGATTCCAGAGAACCACCAATTTTGCCTCAAAGATTGCATATTTCAATATATCATTGAATACATGTTTCGAGCATTGGCTGATTGGCTCCTTTTTTCTGATTCTAGACTAGAATACAAACATAGGAAACGAATTTTGTCCCACCTTTACTTTTTACAACTATATCTGATTCTTTCTACAAGCACTGCTGTTAGTATATAGCAGCTGCCAATATCAAAAGATGATCTTTAGTTACGTTACACAAGTTTTAACATGCCATTTAAGTGGGAACTATGCAACAGAAACTCGAGGATATGATTCAGAAACATATGGTTGAACACTTAAACTAGCAGTTGTTCTCTTGCGGTTTAATTTAATGTGAAACAAACAAAGCAGAAGCATAAGTGCTGATGCAGTAGAGACAAATACCTCGTCATCCTTGATATAGGGTTCATACCAAGTCCAAAGTGTCTTCGGTTCTGCAACGTATCGTAGGTAGAGGAATCCAATCTGAAATAAACCAACTATTACATTCTGGTACCCAAATTCACTTGTTTGATAAACTGAACATTTGAGATGATCGACAAGCTAGTGCCATGTAAGGATGGGCATATCACTTGGTTCTATGTAAATGCAACCAAATCTATCAGCTATCAGACTATCACTACTACTGGGCTATTACACGTACTACCAGAGAAGTTTTAGGCTTTTAGCCAAAAACAATACAGTGAGGACCATTTATAGTCGTATTTGGCTATTTGCTACTCTACTCGCTACGAAAGGTATGGTATAGGTTCCTGTAGAGTTCAATGCTTTCCAAGGTCTGATTCGCTAACTAAATCCCCTAAACTGTAACAATCGGCAAGAAAAATCTGTTCCTGCAGCGGTACATGCAGAATCAGCAAAGAAATCATTGAATAGAAAACCAAGAGGGAAGAGGTTCACTTACAGCTCTGATGTAGGGGGAGTCCTGGTGCTTGAGCAGGCCGTGCATCTGCTTGACGGTGAGCTTCATGGTGAATAACTTGTAGAGGAGGCAGAAGGCGGAGGAGGGCCCGCGGCAGTTGCCGGTCATCCAGGGCTCGACGTGGTCCACCTGGTTGTAGATCTCGTCGACGACCTCGTGGTAGGTCTTGTACTTGAAGAGCTCCTTGAAGTAGTCCGAGGAGAGGATGTTCACGGACAGCACCTTCTCCATCAGCCCCTCGATGGAGCGGCCAGACGACTGGATCTCCATCCTCTCGCCTCTGGAATCAGCAGAAATCAATTCGAACCACGCCGGGGGCCGTAAGGCGCATGCGGGTAGCAGAGAAAAGAATAGAAAGTTTACCTCTTCTCTGTTCCACCGGAACGCGAGCTGTGCTAGGGGCGCCCGGGGAGACGCCGCCGCGGCGGCCCGGAGGATTCGCTTTGGATTGGAAGGGTTCTGTAGGAGAGGGACCTAGAGGAGAAGCGGAGGGGAGGAGGAGCCCGTGGCGTGGGATGGGTGCCTGTCAAGCGTGAAGGCACCCGGGTTGACGCGCCTGTGCTCACTGCTCAGTCACATCAGAGCCGTCGGCTGGACGATCTACATACGGATCGTACCGGGTCACAGGGACCAGCCTCG
It encodes:
- the LOC100191198 gene encoding Pre-mRNA splicing factor SR-like 1 (The RefSeq protein has 1 substitution compared to this genomic sequence) codes for the protein MEIQSSGRSIEGLMEKVLSVNILSSDYFKELFKYKTYHEVVDEIYNQVDHVEPWMTGNCRGPSSAFCLLYKLFTMKLTVKQMHGLLKHQDSPYIRAIGFLYLRYVAEPKTLWTWYEPYIKDDEEFAPGSNRKVTTMGVYVRDLLLGQYYFDSLLPRVPLPILRQVTSHLEKLKLPTKQSGMTGDSNRLESNDTARRPPSVKASLSVSFGQRAPHRASTRDSSPVRRTLPSKQDKEGDRAKSPPMKHRSRSSERDHDLERERSDRERGSGRYYKNREPDRHAREHRDRDHRRSDYSNRDGETRGRERRDRDSDRSRHASVRRSRSRSPVRGRSDGDKHRSSPFGRAPELSNLAKLKDLYGDATNVKNDAGDDRAHRDSGTEEVIRLGGARWR